A window from Acidobacteriota bacterium encodes these proteins:
- a CDS encoding S41 family peptidase, whose amino-acid sequence MPHLATRSKFVLAFLVGLLMTSAASAETRLLRFPDIHQNRVVFSYAGDLWTASAEGGAATRLTAHPGVELFAKFSPDGEWIAFTGQYDGDEQVYVMPSTGGEPRQLTFYPALGPLPPRWGYDHQVYGWAPDSRAVLFRSARDGWDLTDGRLYTVDREGGMPEALPMPVAGSGDLSPDGSQVVYSPLFRDFRSWKRYQGGWAQDLVLYDIASGAVTPVTEHPRTDRDPMWAGDDIYFASDRTGTLNLYRFDGDGAATAVTKSSAEDVRWPSSDGQSQIIYELGGTLHVYDTAAGASRALAIRVPTDGLWTRPSFQPVADYIEAFDLGAGAETAVFAARGDVFTVAVEDGLARNLTRSSNAHEKGVAISPDGKHIAFLSDRDGEEEIYLAATNGRGGIEQLTDGGSEFRYAPFWSPDGERLAFADKSGHLWSLAIDSRELTEVAYDPLGRIQDADWSPDGRHLAFSLQEPSTFSSLWIWSVDGGEPRRVTNERFHEWAPSWSRDGEYLFYLSDREFAPQIGSWEWNYVVDRETYIYALALKAEGKNPFPPRELEDEEEGEEEAEDDAPKAKKQRKKGGDKAAKDDDKQGGDETDGKKLPEVRIDFEGLAQRVARVPVDADNYGGLMAVDGHLLYTRGGSFYYGRRSDVRPELRVFSLEDREEETLAQGIQGYAVDLSANKILLLKNGEYEIREIGKGGDGEAVSTDGLAMQVDPRQEWAQIFDEVWRRYRDFFYVENMHGYDWQTLAERYRPLVAEVGHRADLNYVLSEMIAELNVSHAYVSGGDIDLPERPGVALLGARFELDEASGRYRIARIFSGQNAEDRYRSPLTAIGVNVAEGDYLLTVDGEPLEAPDNPWRLLRHRADRPVELTVAKTADGSRARRVVIDPIAGEDSLLYLAWTEHNRRKVDELSGGRVGYLHIPDMGSNGIREFIKYFYSQIRKEGLVIDVRGNGGGNVSQMLIERLRREVLALGYRRDSAAPSTYPAVVFAGPMAALLNETSASDGDIFPAMFRQAGLGPLIGKRSWGGVVGITGHGPLIDGGGVSVPEFGFASPDGDWIIEGFGVEPDIVVENDPASLLAGRDPQLERGVEEVMKQLDDPSTYRLPQALPEGPDKTP is encoded by the coding sequence ATGCCTCACCTCGCGACCCGTTCGAAGTTCGTCCTCGCCTTTTTGGTCGGCCTGCTCATGACGAGCGCCGCCAGCGCCGAGACCCGCCTCCTCCGCTTTCCGGACATCCATCAGAACCGGGTCGTCTTTTCCTATGCCGGCGATCTCTGGACAGCCTCCGCCGAGGGCGGCGCGGCCACCCGCTTGACCGCCCACCCGGGCGTGGAGCTATTCGCCAAGTTCTCGCCGGACGGAGAATGGATTGCCTTCACCGGCCAGTACGATGGCGACGAGCAGGTGTACGTGATGCCCAGCACCGGCGGCGAGCCCCGCCAGCTCACCTTCTATCCAGCCCTGGGACCCCTGCCGCCACGCTGGGGCTACGACCACCAGGTATACGGCTGGGCGCCGGACAGCCGGGCGGTGCTCTTCCGCTCGGCGCGGGACGGCTGGGACCTCACCGACGGCCGCCTCTATACGGTGGACCGTGAGGGCGGCATGCCGGAGGCGCTGCCGATGCCCGTCGCCGGTTCCGGTGACCTGTCGCCGGACGGCAGCCAGGTGGTCTACTCCCCGCTGTTCCGCGACTTCCGGAGCTGGAAGCGCTACCAGGGCGGCTGGGCGCAGGACCTGGTGCTCTACGACATCGCGAGCGGCGCCGTCACGCCGGTGACCGAGCACCCGCGGACCGATCGCGATCCGATGTGGGCCGGCGACGACATTTACTTCGCGTCGGATCGCACCGGCACCCTGAATCTCTATCGCTTCGACGGCGACGGCGCCGCCACGGCGGTGACCAAGAGCTCCGCCGAGGACGTACGCTGGCCGAGTTCGGACGGGCAGAGCCAGATCATCTATGAACTGGGCGGCACCCTGCACGTCTACGACACCGCCGCAGGCGCTTCGCGAGCCCTCGCCATCCGAGTGCCCACGGACGGCCTGTGGACTCGCCCCTCCTTCCAACCGGTGGCGGACTATATCGAGGCCTTCGACCTCGGCGCCGGCGCCGAGACGGCGGTGTTCGCGGCCCGCGGCGATGTCTTCACGGTCGCCGTCGAGGACGGCTTGGCCCGCAACCTCACCCGCTCCTCGAACGCCCACGAGAAGGGCGTGGCGATCTCGCCGGACGGCAAGCACATCGCCTTTCTGTCGGATCGGGACGGGGAAGAAGAGATCTATTTGGCCGCCACCAACGGCCGCGGCGGGATCGAACAGCTCACCGACGGCGGCAGCGAATTCCGCTATGCGCCGTTTTGGTCGCCGGACGGTGAGCGCCTGGCCTTTGCCGACAAATCCGGCCATCTGTGGTCGCTCGCAATCGATAGCCGCGAGCTGACCGAGGTGGCCTACGATCCCCTCGGACGCATCCAGGACGCCGACTGGTCGCCGGACGGCCGCCACCTGGCCTTCAGCCTGCAGGAGCCGAGCACCTTTTCTTCGCTGTGGATCTGGAGCGTCGATGGCGGCGAGCCGCGGCGGGTCACCAACGAGCGCTTCCACGAGTGGGCCCCCAGCTGGTCGCGCGACGGCGAATACCTGTTCTATTTGAGCGACCGGGAGTTCGCCCCGCAGATCGGCTCCTGGGAGTGGAACTATGTGGTGGACCGGGAGACCTACATCTACGCCCTGGCCCTCAAAGCCGAAGGCAAAAACCCCTTCCCACCGCGTGAACTCGAAGACGAGGAAGAGGGCGAAGAGGAAGCCGAAGACGACGCCCCCAAGGCCAAGAAGCAGCGCAAGAAGGGTGGCGACAAGGCCGCCAAAGACGACGACAAACAAGGTGGCGACGAGACGGACGGGAAGAAGCTGCCCGAGGTACGCATCGACTTCGAAGGCCTCGCCCAGCGCGTCGCCCGGGTGCCGGTGGATGCGGACAACTATGGCGGCTTGATGGCCGTAGACGGCCACCTGCTCTACACCCGGGGCGGCAGCTTCTACTACGGTCGCCGGTCCGACGTGCGTCCGGAGCTTCGCGTCTTCTCCCTGGAAGACCGCGAGGAAGAGACCCTCGCCCAGGGCATCCAGGGCTATGCCGTGGATCTCTCCGCGAACAAGATCCTGCTGCTCAAGAACGGCGAGTACGAGATCCGGGAGATCGGCAAGGGCGGCGACGGTGAAGCGGTCTCCACCGACGGCCTCGCCATGCAGGTCGATCCGCGCCAGGAATGGGCGCAGATCTTCGACGAGGTGTGGCGCCGCTACCGCGACTTCTTCTACGTCGAGAACATGCACGGCTACGACTGGCAGACCCTGGCCGAGCGCTACCGGCCGCTGGTGGCGGAAGTCGGCCACCGGGCGGATCTGAACTACGTGTTGTCGGAGATGATCGCCGAGTTGAACGTCTCCCACGCTTATGTTTCCGGCGGCGACATCGACCTGCCGGAGCGGCCGGGAGTGGCGCTCCTTGGCGCCCGCTTCGAACTCGACGAGGCGAGCGGCCGCTACCGCATTGCGCGCATCTTCTCCGGCCAGAACGCCGAGGATCGCTACCGTTCTCCGCTGACGGCGATCGGGGTGAACGTTGCCGAGGGGGACTACCTGCTGACGGTCGACGGTGAGCCCCTGGAGGCGCCGGACAACCCCTGGCGGCTGCTGCGCCACCGCGCCGACCGGCCGGTGGAGCTGACCGTCGCGAAGACCGCCGACGGCTCCCGGGCCCGGCGGGTGGTGATCGACCCGATCGCCGGCGAGGACAGCCTGCTGTACCTGGCCTGGACGGAGCACAATCGCCGCAAGGTGGACGAGCTGTCCGGCGGCCGGGTCGGCTACCTCCACATCCCGGACATGGGGTCCAACGGCATCCGCGAATTCATCAAGTACTTCTACTCGCAGATCCGCAAGGAGGGGCTGGTGATCGACGTGCGCGGCAACGGCGGTGGCAACGTGTCGCAAATGTTGATCGAACGCCTGCGGCGGGAGGTTCTGGCGCTGGGCTACCGGCGCGATTCGGCCGCGCCGTCCACCTATCCGGCGGTAGTCTTCGCCGGACCGATGGCGGCGCTGTTGAACGAGACCTCCGCCTCCGACGGCGATATCTTCCCGGCGATGTTCCGCCAGGCGGGCCTCGGACCGCTGATCGGCAAGCGTTCCTGGGGCGGCGTGGTGGGCATCACCGGCCACGGCCCGCTGATCGACGGCGGCGGAGTTTCCGTTCCGGAGTTCGGTTTCGCCTCGCCGGACGGCGACTGGATCATCGAAGGCTTCGGAGTGGAGCCGGACATTGTGGTGGAGAACGATCCGGCCTCCCTTCTCGCCGGCCGCGATCCACAGCTCGAGCGAGGCGTCGAGGAGGTCATGAAGCAACTCGACGATCCGTCGACCTACCGCTTGCCGCAGGCCCTGCCGGAGGGACCGGACAAGACGCCCTGA
- a CDS encoding sigma-70 family RNA polymerase sigma factor encodes MQSATQANTPDESLGAFPPIGGKPLEDLYAKNHDLVFRAAYRVTGNAMDAEDVLQTVFMRLLRREQHGLTGDAGPYLHRAAVHAAVDLLRHKKRQRLTADVADLAEAVEDPKAPRPDAGPEREHLRQALRSAMGRLRPSAAEIFALRYFENLPNHEIAEHLDMTPTAVAVSLHRSRGRLRDELASLDARSLTEGQERGQ; translated from the coding sequence TTGCAGTCCGCAACCCAAGCCAACACCCCAGATGAATCCCTCGGAGCCTTTCCACCGATCGGTGGGAAACCTCTAGAAGATCTATATGCCAAGAACCACGACTTGGTGTTCCGCGCCGCCTACCGGGTCACCGGCAACGCGATGGACGCCGAGGACGTGCTCCAGACGGTGTTCATGCGCCTGCTGCGCCGTGAGCAACACGGATTGACCGGCGATGCCGGACCGTACCTGCACCGGGCGGCGGTCCACGCGGCCGTCGATTTGCTGCGCCACAAGAAGCGTCAGCGGCTCACCGCCGACGTGGCGGACCTCGCCGAAGCGGTAGAGGACCCGAAGGCGCCGCGGCCGGATGCCGGCCCCGAACGCGAACACCTGCGCCAGGCTCTGCGCTCCGCTATGGGCCGCCTGCGGCCGTCGGCGGCGGAGATCTTCGCCCTGCGCTATTTCGAAAACCTACCGAATCACGAGATCGCCGAGCACCTCGACATGACGCCGACGGCAGTGGCCGTCAGCCTGCACCGCTCACGCGGTCGCCTGCGGGATGAGCTCGCGAGCCTCGACGCACGATCTTTGACTGAAGGACAGGAGAGGGGCCAATGA
- a CDS encoding alpha/beta fold hydrolase — MAKDQPKKSPKRRPRTGKSRWSKRPLWTLLGLSALGLTAVVLSSRKIHPMADWQDLLDDEPDPRRLQRFPSAKVPIAGAVGNLAAYDGGAGSPPVIFVHGLGGTAAQWSAQLEALRGAQRAVAVDLRGHGHSEPSEEGAYALADYATDVLAVADQLGLDSFVLVGHSLGALVTIALAAEQPERVAGLFLVDPNGDQSEVPRDEIDQYLRVFERDPAGELHWHFRQILAGADEAVRQQVLQTLEDVEGDAITPSLASASALPAAKLLAKYEGPRKILATDVNQLPISLHQLLPDLPSVHLADTSHWPMLDQPEVVNELLADFLISVRA, encoded by the coding sequence ATGGCCAAGGATCAGCCCAAGAAATCGCCGAAACGCAGGCCGAGGACCGGGAAGTCGCGCTGGTCCAAGCGGCCTCTGTGGACGCTCCTCGGCCTGTCGGCCCTCGGGCTGACGGCGGTGGTGCTTTCGAGCCGCAAGATCCACCCGATGGCCGACTGGCAGGACTTGCTCGACGACGAGCCCGATCCCCGCCGGCTGCAACGCTTCCCCTCCGCCAAGGTGCCCATCGCCGGCGCTGTCGGCAACCTGGCCGCTTACGATGGCGGTGCCGGCTCCCCACCGGTGATCTTCGTCCACGGCCTCGGCGGCACGGCGGCGCAGTGGAGCGCGCAGCTCGAAGCCCTGCGCGGCGCCCAACGGGCGGTGGCCGTCGACCTGCGCGGCCACGGCCACTCGGAACCGTCGGAAGAAGGCGCCTATGCCCTCGCCGACTACGCGACGGACGTCCTCGCCGTCGCCGACCAGCTCGGCCTCGACTCCTTCGTCCTCGTCGGCCACAGTCTCGGCGCCTTGGTGACCATCGCCCTGGCGGCGGAGCAGCCGGAGCGGGTGGCCGGGCTGTTCCTGGTCGACCCGAACGGCGACCAGTCCGAGGTGCCGCGGGACGAGATCGACCAGTACCTCAGAGTTTTCGAGCGAGACCCGGCGGGCGAACTCCACTGGCACTTCCGCCAGATCCTCGCCGGAGCGGACGAAGCGGTGAGGCAGCAGGTGCTCCAGACTCTCGAAGACGTTGAAGGGGACGCCATCACCCCCTCCCTCGCCTCGGCCAGCGCTCTGCCGGCGGCGAAACTGCTGGCGAAATACGAGGGGCCCCGCAAGATCCTGGCGACGGACGTCAACCAGCTTCCGATCAGCCTGCACCAACTCCTGCCGGACCTGCCGTCCGTCCACTTGGCGGACACCAGCCACTGGCCGATGCTCGATCAGCCGGAAGTGGTGAACGAGCTGCTGGCAGACTTTCTGATCTCGGTCAGGGCTTGA
- a CDS encoding ABC transporter ATP-binding protein has product MTTIIELDGLEVTLGRHLILKGLSAELGGRCIGLLGPNGAGKTTLLNTLLGFYPPSAGGIRIFGHDVSRDALAIRKLTGFMPERDAFISGRTAVRFVRLMGELSGLPADKALERAHEALFYVGLGEARYRPMESYSLGMKQLAKLAQAIVHGPRLLLLDEPTAGLDPPARERMLEHIREIRERGDTHIILSSHLLRDVERCCDEVLVLKDGRIAVYRDLAEERQSNRSFIELEVRGAEEAFTTAIRELGIECAVSGNGRRPRRIKAVLPEDVAVRDLYRLAADREVQIRRLTYKRDSLEEIFLAAMEGTAIEPSRLAPPPAATSPEGSAE; this is encoded by the coding sequence ATGACGACGATCATCGAACTCGACGGCCTGGAGGTCACCCTCGGCCGGCACCTCATCCTCAAGGGCCTGAGCGCCGAACTGGGCGGCCGCTGTATCGGCCTCTTGGGACCGAACGGCGCCGGCAAGACCACCCTTCTGAACACCCTCTTGGGCTTCTACCCGCCGAGCGCCGGCGGCATCCGCATCTTCGGCCACGACGTGAGCCGCGACGCGCTGGCGATCCGCAAGCTGACCGGCTTCATGCCGGAACGCGACGCCTTCATCTCCGGCAGGACCGCGGTGCGCTTCGTTCGCTTGATGGGCGAGCTGTCCGGGCTGCCCGCCGACAAGGCGCTGGAACGGGCCCACGAGGCCCTCTTCTACGTCGGCCTCGGCGAGGCCCGCTACCGCCCGATGGAGAGCTACTCGCTGGGCATGAAGCAGCTCGCCAAGCTGGCCCAGGCGATCGTCCACGGCCCGCGACTGCTGCTCCTCGACGAGCCCACCGCCGGCCTCGACCCGCCGGCCCGGGAGCGCATGCTGGAGCACATCCGCGAGATCCGCGAGCGCGGCGATACGCACATCATCCTGTCGTCGCACCTGCTGCGGGACGTCGAGCGCTGCTGCGACGAAGTGCTGGTCTTGAAGGACGGCCGGATCGCCGTCTACCGCGACCTGGCCGAGGAGCGCCAGTCCAACCGCAGCTTCATCGAACTGGAAGTACGGGGTGCCGAGGAAGCCTTCACGACGGCGATTCGCGAGCTGGGTATCGAGTGCGCCGTCAGCGGCAACGGCCGGCGGCCGCGACGCATCAAGGCGGTGCTGCCGGAGGACGTGGCGGTGCGCGATCTCTACCGCCTGGCGGCGGACCGGGAAGTGCAGATCCGCCGCCTCACCTACAAACGCGACTCGCTGGAAGAGATCTTCTTGGCGGCGATGGAGGGGACGGCGATCGAACCTTCGCGCCTCGCCCCGCCGCCGGCCGCCACCTCACCGGAAGGGAGCGCCGAGTAA
- a CDS encoding FecR domain-containing protein, with the protein MTTKQENTGQNADSLHELEAPLDGAVRAARQQSIDPQTLRQAADRVWARLAEEARKPTAVSAAETDGSIVGCSGYQSLIPEYLAGDLSPERSMLLEDHSRECVPCRRALTAARSRSTEEAIPAAATLAKSPSRTSRWLAVAAVAVVAVGLFAFMAASGWLGAAPVTVAALDGNLQRLDDGAGGTLAAGAHFKPGEAVRTGRDSTALLRLDDGSTLELGERTQVTVRNGWRGTTVHLGRGSLIVEAADQRPRHLFVATDDCLVSVTGTVFSVDNGLMGSRVAVVEGEVRVAQQKGETVLGPGDQVTTRNGLATLPVEEQIAWSRNVDRYLAMMGELRALKSEIDARVPDLPARGAGRLLETVPAGTTAYFALPNFSESLSESYAVLKDRLTDSPVLADWWSRHMAEGEGEMDRMIDSIRDFGSFLGDELIVTLANDRNTEGGAVALLMAAEVVGAGFEAHLDEVARQLAEEAGYEVLRPFDPAVIGTPAGGDHLGLWAWYGDGLFLVSPDLEALDRGVATIEGQRRTFAGSRLEGRILDAYRDGVEWLFAGDLSSLMAESDGERNDLTALDQLDIAVVEHHSGAERSVTRADLSFAGARSGMWAWLAPPAPMGSLDLISPDASLAVALIVKEPSAMLEDLLLTGEADLDALTRAEDEVGVDLRNDLLPALGGEVAFALDGPILPIPAWKLIVEVDDPVALQSGIETLVRRTADERGGTGPTLEQEEANGRTYYRVVGEGPLAIHYTYAAGYLVAGPDRSALERTFDLARAGASLSGSATFLGLLPPEGSADVSGIFYQHLGPVVAPVVGELGRLTGEGQLTGDQARAFQQLARDSHPMLAYAVGEEDRIRVVGSHWGGTMGLGVQTFLGLGGLADLFEDSSYR; encoded by the coding sequence ATGACCACGAAACAAGAAAATACGGGCCAGAACGCTGATTCCCTGCACGAGCTAGAGGCTCCTCTCGACGGTGCGGTCCGAGCGGCCCGCCAACAGTCGATCGACCCGCAGACCCTTCGCCAGGCGGCGGACCGGGTGTGGGCCCGCCTCGCCGAAGAGGCGCGGAAGCCGACCGCCGTCAGCGCCGCCGAAACCGATGGCTCGATCGTCGGCTGCTCCGGCTACCAGAGCTTGATCCCCGAGTACCTGGCCGGCGACCTGTCGCCGGAGCGCTCGATGTTGCTCGAAGACCACAGCCGTGAGTGCGTCCCCTGCCGACGTGCCCTGACGGCGGCGCGCTCTCGCTCGACGGAAGAGGCCATCCCAGCGGCCGCCACCTTGGCGAAGTCGCCTTCCCGCACCAGCCGCTGGCTGGCGGTGGCGGCCGTCGCCGTCGTGGCCGTCGGCCTGTTCGCCTTCATGGCCGCCTCCGGCTGGCTCGGCGCCGCGCCGGTGACCGTTGCCGCCTTGGACGGCAACCTCCAGCGCCTCGACGACGGCGCCGGCGGCACCCTCGCGGCGGGAGCGCATTTCAAGCCCGGCGAGGCGGTGCGGACCGGGCGGGATTCCACCGCCCTACTGCGCCTCGACGACGGCTCGACCCTCGAACTCGGCGAGCGCACCCAGGTGACGGTGCGTAACGGTTGGCGCGGCACCACCGTCCACTTGGGCCGCGGCTCGCTGATCGTCGAAGCGGCGGATCAGCGGCCGCGCCATTTGTTCGTCGCCACGGACGACTGCCTGGTATCCGTCACCGGCACCGTCTTCTCCGTCGACAACGGCTTGATGGGTTCCCGCGTGGCGGTGGTCGAAGGGGAAGTGCGGGTCGCCCAGCAGAAGGGCGAGACGGTTCTCGGCCCGGGCGACCAGGTGACCACCCGCAACGGCCTGGCGACGCTGCCGGTGGAAGAGCAGATCGCCTGGAGCCGCAACGTCGATCGCTACCTGGCGATGATGGGTGAGCTGCGGGCTTTGAAGAGCGAGATCGATGCGCGGGTGCCGGATCTACCGGCGCGCGGCGCCGGTCGTCTCCTGGAGACGGTGCCGGCCGGCACCACCGCCTATTTTGCCCTGCCCAACTTCAGCGAGTCCCTGAGCGAGAGCTATGCGGTGCTCAAGGATCGCTTGACGGACAGCCCGGTGCTCGCCGACTGGTGGAGCCGCCACATGGCGGAGGGTGAAGGCGAGATGGATCGCATGATCGACTCCATCCGCGACTTCGGCTCCTTCCTCGGCGACGAACTGATCGTCACCCTGGCCAATGATCGGAACACCGAAGGCGGCGCTGTCGCCCTTCTGATGGCCGCCGAGGTGGTGGGTGCCGGCTTCGAGGCGCATCTCGACGAGGTCGCCCGGCAGCTCGCCGAGGAGGCCGGCTACGAGGTGCTGCGGCCCTTCGACCCGGCGGTGATCGGCACCCCCGCCGGGGGCGACCACCTCGGCCTGTGGGCCTGGTACGGCGACGGCCTGTTCCTCGTCTCGCCGGACCTCGAGGCACTCGATCGCGGCGTCGCGACCATCGAGGGCCAGCGCCGAACCTTCGCCGGCTCGCGCCTGGAGGGCCGGATTCTCGATGCCTACCGGGACGGCGTGGAGTGGCTCTTCGCCGGCGATCTCTCCTCTCTGATGGCGGAGAGCGACGGCGAGCGCAACGACCTCACCGCCCTCGACCAGCTCGACATCGCGGTCGTCGAACATCATAGCGGCGCTGAGCGCTCCGTCACCCGCGCGGACCTCTCCTTCGCCGGAGCGCGCAGCGGCATGTGGGCCTGGCTCGCTCCGCCGGCGCCGATGGGCTCCCTCGACCTGATCTCGCCGGACGCTTCCCTGGCGGTAGCGCTGATCGTCAAGGAGCCGTCGGCGATGCTGGAAGACCTCTTGCTGACCGGCGAGGCCGACCTCGACGCCTTGACCCGAGCCGAGGACGAGGTCGGCGTCGACCTGCGCAACGATCTACTGCCGGCCCTGGGCGGCGAAGTGGCCTTCGCCCTCGACGGCCCGATCCTGCCGATCCCGGCCTGGAAGCTGATCGTCGAGGTGGACGACCCGGTGGCCCTGCAGAGCGGCATCGAAACGCTGGTGCGGCGCACCGCCGACGAGCGCGGCGGTACCGGCCCGACCCTCGAACAAGAGGAAGCGAACGGCCGCACCTACTATCGCGTGGTCGGCGAAGGTCCGCTCGCCATCCACTACACCTACGCCGCCGGCTACCTGGTGGCCGGGCCGGACCGCAGTGCCCTAGAGCGCACCTTCGACCTGGCCCGCGCCGGCGCCAGCCTGTCCGGCTCGGCGACCTTCCTCGGCCTGTTGCCGCCGGAAGGCAGCGCTGACGTGTCGGGCATCTTCTACCAGCACCTCGGTCCGGTGGTGGCTCCGGTGGTCGGAGAACTCGGCCGCCTGACCGGCGAGGGCCAACTGACCGGCGACCAGGCGCGTGCCTTCCAACAGTTGGCGCGCGACAGTCATCCGATGCTGGCCTACGCCGTCGGCGAGGAGGACCGCATCCGGGTGGTCGGCAGCCACTGGGGCGGCACCATGGGCCTCGGAGTACAGACCTTCCTCGGCCTTGGGGGGTTGGCGGACCTCTTCGAAGACAGTTCTTACCGCTAG